The following nucleotide sequence is from Roseivirga sp. BDSF3-8.
CAGGGGGTATTGGCTCATCCTGAGTCAGGCAAAAAGCTTTGGTTTAATCAGGCACATCTGTTCCATTATACCAACCTGCCCGAGTATGTACGGAAGTTTCTCACAGATCGCTATGGCGAAAATAACCTGCCGCGTAACGCCTATTATGGTGATGGCAGTGCTATTGAGGAAGAAACGCTGCAAATAATCAGAACGGCATTTGAGCAGGTGAGGATTGTGTTTGACTGGGAAAAGGATGATGTTTTGCTTCTGGACAATATGCAATTTGCCCATGCCAGGTTCCCTTTTGAAGGACAGCGCCGTGTATTGGTGTGTATGGCAGAGCCCTTTCACCATACATTTATTCCTCAAACAGAAACCCCTAAGCCTGAAGGTCAGCAGGCTGTAAACCAGACGAGAAGACAGACAGCAGATCACTTCATTCGCAATACGAAAACGGATACAAGAGAATGGCTTAAATATAAGCTGGCTGCCGCTTATCGTATTATGGTAGCCGAAAACCTTGATGAGGGTGGTATAAGCGGGCATATTAGTCTTAAAGTACCAGGAGAGAAGGATTACTTCTGGGTGAATCCCTTTGGAAAACTGGCAGAAGAGGTAACTCCTGATAACCTTGTAATGGTGGACCGCAGCGGCAATATTGTAGAAGGTAATCCGCCCATTAATACGGCCGGCTTCTGTATTCATGCTGCTATTCACACAGCTTACCCTGATGTTCATGCTGTGGCACATACCCACTCTCCCTGGGGAACTGTGTTTGGCAGTTATGGAAAACCACTTCTCCCGATAGACCAAAACTGCTGTATGTTTTATGAGAATCATGCAGTATATGATTCCTTTAACGGTCCTGTAAACGACAGTGAAGATGCCAGCCGCATAGCAGAAACCATAGCCGGAAAAAGTGCCATTATCCTTAGAAACCATGGCACTATTACATGCGGAACCAATATTGAGACTGCCGTAATGTATATGGTGGCTATGGAAAGAGCATACCGTTTGAATGCCCTGGCAGCTCAGTATGGTGAGCCAAAACTAATAGACCCCAAAGTGGCCAGGGAAACAAAAATGTGGATAGCTAATCCACTTGGCTTTCGCATCGAGTTTGATGCCCTTCTGCGGAAGGCAGAGAGAATGTTTCCTGACCTAAAGGAATACAGAC
It contains:
- a CDS encoding class II aldolase/adducin family protein, whose translation is MNTKQTLLSSLKNTKPKGTALSASSIDIRKEFIENEHGKIRVFRNTRPGNSLQSWVDENLKEVNAAYGEFKAVLFRGFDVGGKFHTISRSMADSDLLDYKEPSTPRTQVDNNIYTSTEYPEDQHIPLHNEHSYTDNWPRKIWFTCEIPAEKGGQTPVCDSEGMYQVLPAEIREKFEKLGVMYVRNFGKDMDLKWEEVYGTSDKNEVDEFCRKKGIKTIWKEDGTLRTEQVCQGVLAHPESGKKLWFNQAHLFHYTNLPEYVRKFLTDRYGENNLPRNAYYGDGSAIEEETLQIIRTAFEQVRIVFDWEKDDVLLLDNMQFAHARFPFEGQRRVLVCMAEPFHHTFIPQTETPKPEGQQAVNQTRRQTADHFIRNTKTDTREWLKYKLAAAYRIMVAENLDEGGISGHISLKVPGEKDYFWVNPFGKLAEEVTPDNLVMVDRSGNIVEGNPPINTAGFCIHAAIHTAYPDVHAVAHTHSPWGTVFGSYGKPLLPIDQNCCMFYENHAVYDSFNGPVNDSEDASRIAETIAGKSAIILRNHGTITCGTNIETAVMYMVAMERAYRLNALAAQYGEPKLIDPKVARETKMWIANPLGFRIEFDALLRKAERMFPDLKEYRPSN